A genomic stretch from Limnobacter thiooxidans includes:
- the dusA gene encoding tRNA dihydrouridine(20/20a) synthase DusA: MTFKPRTLSVAPMIDWTDRHCRRFHRAISQHTWVYTEMITTGALVFGDRKRFLAFNEEEHPVAFQVGGSDPDHLGQCAKWIEQAGYDELNLNVGCPSERVQKGSFGACLMAEPDLVADCVKAMRDNCQLEVTVKHRIGLDYDETENMLYDFVGKVSEAGCQTFIVHARNAVLKGLSPKENRDIPPLRYEVVKRLKQHFPSLQFILNGGITTIEEIQAHLQWADGCMIGREAYSNPWLLARFDEIIAEKEGFELGNTAEQAKTRFDVIDELRSYAHQQLSQGESIRNITKSWLGLFHGQAGGRLYRQVLSDSTLLKANNWQVVEDALAKMAKHASPMQ; this comes from the coding sequence ATGACATTCAAACCCAGAACCCTATCCGTTGCCCCGATGATCGACTGGACCGACCGGCACTGCCGCAGGTTCCACCGTGCCATCAGCCAACACACTTGGGTTTACACCGAGATGATCACCACGGGTGCGCTGGTGTTCGGCGACAGAAAACGTTTCCTGGCCTTTAACGAAGAAGAGCACCCGGTGGCTTTTCAGGTTGGTGGCAGTGATCCAGATCATTTGGGCCAATGTGCAAAATGGATCGAGCAGGCGGGTTACGACGAGTTGAATTTGAACGTGGGTTGCCCTTCTGAACGTGTTCAGAAAGGCTCATTCGGCGCGTGTCTGATGGCTGAGCCTGACTTAGTGGCCGATTGTGTCAAAGCCATGCGAGACAATTGCCAACTTGAAGTCACTGTCAAGCACCGCATCGGGCTTGACTACGACGAAACCGAGAACATGCTGTACGACTTTGTGGGTAAGGTCAGCGAAGCGGGTTGCCAAACCTTTATTGTCCATGCGCGAAATGCTGTCTTGAAAGGCCTTTCTCCAAAAGAAAACCGGGATATTCCACCTTTGCGTTATGAAGTGGTCAAGCGGTTGAAGCAACACTTTCCCAGTTTGCAGTTCATTTTGAATGGTGGCATTACCACCATCGAAGAAATTCAAGCCCACTTGCAGTGGGCCGATGGCTGCATGATTGGGCGCGAGGCGTACAGCAACCCCTGGTTGCTCGCCCGGTTTGATGAAATCATCGCGGAAAAAGAGGGCTTTGAATTGGGCAATACAGCCGAGCAAGCCAAAACCCGTTTTGATGTCATTGATGAATTGCGAAGTTACGCACATCAGCAACTGAGCCAGGGCGAATCCATTCGCAACATCACCAAATCCTGGTTGGGCCTGTTTCATGGACAAGCAGGTGGGCGTCTGTATCGCCAGGTGTTGTCCGATTCAACCTTGTTGAAAGCCAACAACTGGCAGGTGGTTGAAGATGCCTTGGCGAAAATGGCCAAGCATGCATCACCGATGCAGTGA
- the rimP gene encoding ribosome maturation factor RimP — MINPEEFVGNTWSGVWSEPWVAEADAVILSLGLEVADIEREGNGLLRIMIDSPNGVTVEDCERVSHQLTHLFTVENVNYDRLEISSPGVDRVLRRKKDFERFLNEEVSLKFKRPINNQKQFKGVLQQGKEQSWGVMVTPDGKKAEPYLIDFEIADLAGARLVPHLKF; from the coding sequence GTGATCAATCCTGAAGAATTTGTCGGCAATACCTGGTCTGGCGTGTGGTCTGAACCGTGGGTGGCAGAAGCCGATGCAGTGATCCTTTCCCTTGGCCTTGAAGTGGCCGACATTGAGCGTGAAGGTAATGGCCTGTTGCGCATCATGATCGACTCGCCCAACGGCGTGACCGTTGAAGATTGCGAGCGTGTCAGTCACCAGTTGACGCACCTGTTCACCGTGGAAAACGTGAATTACGACCGGCTCGAGATTTCCTCGCCGGGAGTGGACCGCGTTTTGCGTCGCAAGAAAGATTTTGAACGTTTTCTGAACGAAGAAGTGTCCTTGAAATTCAAGCGACCCATCAACAACCAGAAGCAGTTCAAAGGCGTATTACAACAAGGCAAAGAACAGTCATGGGGTGTAATGGTTACGCCCGATGGAAAAAAAGCCGAACCTTACCTGATTGATTTTGAAATAGCTGATTTGGCGGGTGCCCGTCTGGTCCCCCATCTAAAGTTTTAG
- the typA gene encoding translational GTPase TypA codes for MTRALRNVAIIAHVDHGKTTLVDQLLRQSGTFRENEKLEERVMDSNDIEKERGITILAKNCAVEYEGTHINIVDTPGHADFGGEVERVLSMVDSVLLLVDAVEGPMPQTRFVTRKALALGLKPIVVVNKVDRPGARVDWVIDQTFDLFDKLGASDEQLDFPIVYASGLNGYAGNTPDVREGDMRPLFEAILKYVPVRDDDPNGPLQFQITSLDYNSYVGKIGIGRIKRGTVRVGQQVTCVNGPDGVPFNGRINQVLKFRGLERIQEEQAQAGDICLINGIEEIGIGTTICAPDAVEGLEIPAIDEPTLTMNFMVNTSPLAGREGKFVTSRQLRDRLQRELKANVALRVKDTDDDTVFEVSGRGELHLTILLENMRREGYELAVSRPRVVFKDIDGVKCEPYEMLTVDVEDSHQGGVMEELGRRKGDLLDMSPDGKGRVRLEYKIPARGLIGFQGDFMTLTRGTGLISHVFDQYAPIREGGSAERHNGVLISQDDGDAVAYALWKLQDRGRMFVSPGEALYEGMVIGIHSRDNDLVVNPIKGKQLTNVRSSGTDEAVRLVPPIQMNLEYAVEFIAEDELVEITPKNIRIRKRFLKEHERKKASRDAA; via the coding sequence ATGACACGCGCATTACGTAACGTTGCAATTATCGCCCACGTGGACCACGGCAAAACCACACTGGTTGACCAACTACTTCGCCAATCCGGCACCTTCCGCGAGAACGAAAAACTCGAAGAACGCGTGATGGACAGCAACGACATTGAAAAGGAACGTGGTATCACGATTCTGGCCAAGAACTGCGCGGTTGAATACGAAGGCACCCACATCAACATCGTTGACACACCAGGACACGCCGACTTCGGTGGTGAAGTGGAACGTGTGCTGTCGATGGTTGACTCTGTGTTGTTGCTGGTGGATGCGGTTGAAGGCCCAATGCCCCAGACCCGTTTCGTAACCCGCAAGGCTTTGGCCCTGGGTTTGAAACCAATCGTGGTGGTGAACAAGGTAGACCGTCCAGGCGCGCGCGTTGACTGGGTAATCGACCAGACTTTCGACCTGTTCGACAAACTGGGTGCCTCTGATGAACAGCTGGACTTCCCGATTGTTTATGCATCCGGTTTGAACGGCTACGCTGGCAACACGCCCGATGTGCGTGAAGGCGATATGCGCCCATTGTTCGAAGCCATTTTGAAGTACGTGCCTGTTCGTGATGATGACCCGAATGGCCCCTTGCAGTTCCAGATCACATCGCTGGACTACAACAGCTACGTGGGCAAGATCGGCATTGGCCGTATCAAGCGTGGCACTGTGCGTGTTGGTCAGCAGGTAACCTGCGTCAATGGTCCGGACGGCGTCCCATTCAACGGCCGCATCAACCAGGTTTTGAAATTCCGTGGATTGGAGCGTATTCAGGAAGAGCAGGCTCAAGCCGGCGACATTTGCCTGATCAACGGCATCGAAGAAATCGGTATCGGAACCACCATTTGCGCACCTGATGCAGTGGAAGGTCTGGAAATTCCGGCGATTGACGAGCCAACATTGACCATGAACTTCATGGTGAACACATCACCTTTGGCTGGCCGTGAAGGCAAGTTTGTAACCAGCCGCCAGCTGCGTGACCGTTTGCAGCGTGAATTGAAGGCCAACGTGGCCTTGCGCGTGAAAGACACCGACGACGACACCGTGTTTGAAGTGTCTGGCCGTGGTGAATTGCACCTGACCATTCTGCTGGAAAACATGCGTCGTGAAGGCTACGAGTTGGCCGTGTCACGTCCGCGCGTGGTGTTCAAGGATATCGACGGTGTGAAGTGCGAGCCCTATGAAATGTTGACCGTGGATGTGGAAGATTCACACCAGGGGGGTGTGATGGAAGAACTGGGCCGCCGTAAGGGTGACCTGCTCGACATGTCACCTGATGGCAAAGGCCGCGTTCGTCTGGAATACAAAATTCCAGCACGTGGTTTGATCGGCTTCCAGGGTGACTTCATGACCCTGACACGCGGCACGGGCTTGATCAGTCACGTGTTTGACCAGTACGCACCTATTCGTGAAGGCGGCTCTGCCGAGCGCCACAACGGTGTGTTGATTTCCCAAGATGATGGCGATGCGGTTGCTTACGCCTTGTGGAAACTGCAAGACCGTGGTCGCATGTTCGTGTCCCCGGGTGAAGCCCTGTACGAAGGCATGGTGATTGGTATTCACAGCCGTGACAACGACCTGGTTGTGAACCCCATCAAGGGCAAGCAGCTGACCAACGTTCGCTCATCGGGTACCGATGAAGCCGTTCGCCTGGTTCCTCCAATCCAGATGAACCTGGAATACGCAGTGGAATTCATTGCTGAAGACGAATTGGTTGAAATCACACCGAAGAACATTCGCATTCGCAAGCGTTTCCTGAAAGAACACGAGCGCAAGAAAGCCAGCCGTGACGCTGCGTAA
- the infB gene encoding translation initiation factor IF-2: MTSTTVAQFAAELKMPADVLLEQFKSAGVSKNSEADAVTEADKGKLLESLQKAHGSESGQKKITITRKQTSEIKQAGPGGRARTVQVEVRKKRVFVQRAEKAGESEPVMEAQLDPAEQARRDAEIQRQAELKARQEAELKEKQAKLEQERERELKLQEEARQRAEEERLAHEAVELAKAESAKPSKAEEEADKQDEAAQAARAAEAKAREQRAADALKAEQLAKKAAEDAAKASANQERARKVAEAEVAAINRMMSQPSKVMKAEEPVEPPKPTVKKVEKPVVAAAAAPSEEDAAAAAERGRKGVRPVGAKEEPGRRRGGLKTRGETGVGRTGAGGWKGPKGKNSRHSQEQTNFNQPTEPVVRDVHVPETITVAELAHKMSVKAAEVIKCLMKMGQMVTINQVLDQDTAMIVTEELGHKAIAAKLDDPEAMIEEAGVAHSESPSVPRAPVVTVMGHVDHGKTSLLDYIRSAKVASGEAGGITQHIGAYHVETERGMITFLDTPGHEAFTAMRARGAKATDIVILVVSADDGVMPQTIEAIHHAKAANVPLVVAINKIDKPDANPDRVKQELITHSVVPEEYGGDSPMVPVSAKTGKGIDDLLEQVLLQAEVMELKAQIDAPAKGLVVESRLDKGRGPVATVLVQSGTLKKGDVVLAGSAFGRVRAMVDENGRSIDSAGPSIPVEIQGLSDVPAAGEEVIVLPDERKAREIALFRQGKFRDVKLAKQQAAKLENMFEQMAEGEVKSLAVILKADVQGSQEALSHALQKLSTDEVKVQVVHAAVGGISESDVNLAVASKAVIIGFNVRADQGARKTAENNGVDIRYYNIIYDAVDEIKAAMTGMLTPDKKEEIIGNVEIREVYKISKVGSVAGCMVTDGLIRRSAGVRLLRDNVVIWTGQLASLKRFKDDAKEVRQNFECGLQLHNYDDIQVGDILEAFEVKEVARTQL, encoded by the coding sequence ATGACCAGTACCACAGTCGCACAGTTTGCAGCAGAATTGAAAATGCCCGCCGACGTTCTTTTGGAGCAGTTCAAATCTGCTGGCGTGAGCAAAAATTCTGAGGCAGATGCAGTTACTGAAGCTGACAAGGGAAAGCTTTTGGAAAGCCTGCAAAAAGCGCACGGATCTGAAAGCGGTCAGAAGAAAATTACCATCACCCGCAAGCAGACCAGCGAAATCAAGCAGGCAGGTCCCGGCGGCCGCGCACGCACTGTTCAGGTTGAAGTTCGCAAGAAGCGCGTATTTGTTCAGCGTGCAGAAAAAGCGGGCGAAAGTGAGCCAGTCATGGAAGCCCAGCTTGACCCGGCAGAGCAGGCTCGCCGCGATGCTGAAATTCAGCGCCAGGCCGAGCTGAAAGCCCGCCAGGAAGCCGAGCTGAAAGAAAAGCAGGCCAAGCTGGAGCAAGAACGCGAACGTGAGCTGAAGCTACAGGAAGAAGCCCGTCAGCGCGCAGAGGAAGAGCGCCTAGCTCACGAAGCCGTGGAGCTTGCCAAAGCTGAAAGTGCCAAGCCAAGCAAAGCTGAAGAAGAAGCAGACAAACAGGACGAAGCAGCCCAAGCTGCACGTGCAGCAGAAGCCAAAGCCCGCGAACAGCGTGCCGCCGATGCTTTGAAAGCCGAACAGCTTGCCAAAAAAGCTGCTGAAGATGCAGCCAAGGCCAGTGCCAACCAGGAACGCGCCCGAAAAGTTGCAGAAGCCGAAGTGGCCGCCATCAACCGCATGATGTCTCAGCCTTCCAAGGTCATGAAGGCTGAAGAGCCTGTTGAACCACCCAAACCCACGGTAAAGAAGGTTGAAAAGCCTGTGGTTGCCGCAGCCGCAGCACCGTCTGAGGAAGATGCAGCCGCAGCAGCCGAACGTGGCCGCAAGGGTGTCCGCCCAGTGGGTGCCAAAGAAGAGCCGGGCCGCCGTCGCGGTGGCTTGAAAACACGCGGTGAAACCGGTGTTGGCCGTACGGGTGCCGGTGGATGGAAAGGCCCCAAAGGCAAGAACAGTCGCCACAGCCAGGAACAAACCAATTTCAACCAGCCTACAGAACCTGTAGTGCGTGACGTACACGTGCCTGAAACCATCACCGTGGCCGAATTGGCCCACAAGATGTCTGTCAAGGCTGCCGAAGTGATCAAGTGCCTGATGAAGATGGGCCAAATGGTCACCATCAACCAGGTATTGGACCAGGACACCGCCATGATCGTGACCGAGGAATTGGGTCACAAGGCGATCGCCGCCAAGCTGGACGATCCGGAAGCCATGATCGAAGAGGCAGGCGTTGCTCATTCTGAATCACCATCCGTGCCCCGCGCGCCAGTGGTTACTGTCATGGGTCACGTTGACCACGGTAAAACATCACTGCTGGATTACATCCGTAGCGCCAAGGTTGCATCCGGTGAAGCCGGCGGCATTACCCAGCACATTGGTGCCTACCACGTCGAAACTGAACGTGGCATGATCACCTTCCTCGATACCCCAGGCCACGAAGCGTTTACCGCCATGCGTGCCCGTGGTGCCAAGGCAACCGACATCGTGATTCTGGTAGTGTCCGCCGATGACGGCGTGATGCCACAAACCATTGAAGCGATTCACCACGCCAAGGCGGCCAATGTGCCCTTGGTGGTGGCGATCAACAAGATCGACAAACCCGATGCCAATCCGGATCGTGTGAAACAGGAATTGATTACCCATTCAGTCGTGCCAGAGGAATACGGTGGCGACTCACCCATGGTGCCTGTTTCTGCGAAAACAGGTAAAGGCATCGACGACCTGCTCGAGCAAGTGCTTTTGCAGGCCGAAGTGATGGAACTGAAAGCCCAGATCGACGCACCGGCCAAAGGCCTGGTAGTCGAATCACGACTGGACAAAGGCCGTGGCCCCGTGGCCACCGTGCTGGTACAAAGCGGCACCTTGAAAAAAGGCGACGTGGTCCTGGCTGGTTCTGCATTTGGCCGTGTTCGCGCCATGGTGGATGAAAATGGTCGTTCAATCGACTCTGCCGGCCCATCAATTCCTGTCGAAATTCAGGGTTTGAGCGACGTGCCAGCAGCAGGCGAAGAAGTCATCGTGCTGCCAGACGAACGCAAAGCCCGTGAAATTGCCCTGTTCCGTCAAGGCAAGTTCCGCGATGTCAAGCTGGCCAAGCAACAGGCTGCCAAGCTGGAAAACATGTTCGAGCAGATGGCCGAAGGCGAAGTCAAGAGCCTGGCCGTGATTCTGAAAGCAGACGTACAGGGTTCACAAGAAGCCTTGTCGCATGCCTTGCAGAAACTGTCGACCGACGAAGTCAAGGTGCAGGTTGTGCACGCAGCAGTGGGTGGTATCAGTGAATCTGACGTCAACCTGGCTGTTGCATCGAAGGCGGTCATCATCGGCTTTAACGTGCGTGCCGACCAGGGCGCACGCAAAACTGCCGAGAACAACGGTGTGGACATTCGCTACTACAACATCATTTATGACGCGGTAGACGAAATCAAGGCCGCCATGACCGGCATGCTGACACCCGACAAGAAAGAGGAAATCATCGGCAACGTTGAAATCCGCGAGGTGTACAAGATCTCCAAAGTGGGTTCCGTTGCAGGCTGTATGGTTACCGATGGCCTTATCCGCCGCAGCGCGGGTGTCCGCTTGCTGCGCGACAACGTGGTGATCTGGACCGGCCAGTTGGCATCGCTCAAGCGCTTCAAGGACGACGCCAAAGAAGTGCGTCAGAACTTTGAGTGTGGCTTGCAACTGCACAACTACGACGACATTCAGGTTGGCGACATCCTGGAAGCATTTGAAGTGAAGGAAGTGGCCCGTACACAGCTGTAA
- the nusA gene encoding transcription termination factor NusA has protein sequence MSRELLLLVDALAREKNVEKDIVFGALELALASATKKRFDEEVDVRVSIDRDTGDYDTFRRWEVVTEEDFYDPAYQMVLDQALKNDPEAEMGDFIEEELEPVEFGRIGAQAAKQVILQRVRDAEREQILQDFLDRGDKIVIGQVKRMERGDAIVESGRIEARLPRDQMIPRESLRPGDRVRAFLWKVDRMARGQQVILSRTSPEFIKALFAMEVPEIEQGHLEIKGASRDPGMRAKIAVLAHDRRIDPIGTCVGVRGSRVQAVTQELGGERVDIVLWSEDPAQFVIGALSPATVQSIVVDEDQHVMEVVVDEAELAQAIGRSGQNVRLASDLTGWQINIMTPEESAKRSEEEIGKLRALFTSKLDVDEDVANILIEEGFTGLEEVAYVPLAEMQEIEAFDADTVEELRTRARNALLTEAIAREEIVEGAGDLMSIEGVDADLVGKLAAAEISDREGLAELAVDELVEIAGIGEDRAREIIMKARAHWFE, from the coding sequence ATGAGCCGTGAGTTGCTTTTATTGGTTGATGCGTTAGCGCGTGAAAAGAATGTTGAAAAAGACATCGTATTTGGCGCGCTTGAACTGGCATTGGCTTCCGCAACCAAGAAGCGCTTCGACGAGGAAGTAGACGTGCGCGTGTCCATCGACCGCGATACAGGCGACTACGACACCTTCCGTCGCTGGGAAGTGGTTACAGAAGAAGACTTTTATGATCCAGCCTACCAAATGGTGCTCGATCAAGCCTTGAAGAATGACCCTGAAGCTGAAATGGGCGACTTCATCGAAGAAGAACTCGAGCCAGTCGAATTTGGCCGCATCGGTGCCCAGGCTGCCAAGCAGGTCATTCTGCAGCGAGTTCGTGACGCCGAACGTGAGCAAATCCTCCAGGATTTCTTGGACCGTGGTGACAAAATCGTGATCGGTCAGGTCAAGCGCATGGAACGTGGCGACGCCATTGTGGAAAGCGGCCGCATCGAAGCCCGCTTGCCTCGCGATCAAATGATTCCGCGTGAAAGCCTTCGTCCCGGCGACCGTGTGCGCGCCTTCCTCTGGAAAGTGGATCGCATGGCCCGTGGCCAACAGGTCATCTTGTCACGCACCTCGCCTGAATTCATCAAGGCCCTGTTTGCCATGGAAGTGCCTGAAATTGAACAAGGCCACCTGGAAATCAAGGGCGCTTCACGCGACCCCGGCATGCGCGCAAAAATTGCTGTGCTGGCCCATGATCGCCGCATTGACCCCATTGGCACCTGTGTGGGTGTTCGTGGCTCACGCGTGCAGGCTGTTACCCAGGAACTGGGTGGCGAGCGCGTAGATATCGTGTTGTGGTCTGAAGACCCGGCCCAGTTTGTAATTGGTGCCTTGTCGCCCGCCACTGTGCAGTCCATTGTGGTTGACGAAGACCAGCACGTCATGGAAGTGGTGGTTGACGAAGCCGAATTGGCCCAAGCCATTGGCCGTAGCGGTCAAAACGTTCGCCTGGCCTCTGACCTCACTGGTTGGCAGATCAACATCATGACGCCGGAAGAATCGGCCAAGCGTTCCGAAGAAGAAATCGGCAAGCTTCGTGCACTGTTCACCAGCAAGCTGGATGTGGATGAAGACGTTGCCAACATCCTGATCGAAGAAGGTTTTACCGGTCTGGAAGAAGTGGCGTATGTGCCCTTGGCTGAAATGCAGGAAATCGAAGCATTCGACGCAGACACTGTGGAAGAACTTCGCACTCGTGCACGCAATGCACTGTTGACAGAAGCCATTGCCCGTGAAGAAATTGTCGAAGGCGCCGGCGACCTGATGTCCATTGAAGGCGTAGACGCTGATCTGGTTGGCAAATTGGCCGCGGCTGAAATTTCTGACCGCGAAGGCCTGGCTGAACTGGCCGTTGACGAGTTGGTTGAAATTGCCGGTATTGGAGAAGACCGTGCACGCGAAATTATTATGAAAGCGCGTGCGCACTGGTTCGAGTAA
- the truB gene encoding tRNA pseudouridine(55) synthase TruB: MAVATAVGTKQPKRNLSGVLLFDKCRGFSSNQALQIVKRLYRAEKTGHTGTLDPLASGLLPLMFGEATKFAADLIDASKTYRTTVRLGFCSNTGDAEGELTQVSTRDLETITEDEVKHVCAQFVGEIQQTPPMFSALKKDGKPLYEYAREGIELDRPARTLVIHQLDVIKFEHNGQSSENACTIELEVNCSKGTYVRTLGEDIAKALGTAGYLTELRRTAIGDLKVERAYTLDALKVLGESETPFDALDAVLFPVDALLGSLGKVELNNEFARRFSHGQRLPLDMVDTKPGRVRVYGEAPAQDVNADLNSTAFKGEPYFMGTGILETDGKGALLRPDRLIQVNL, translated from the coding sequence ATGGCGGTGGCGACGGCAGTGGGGACTAAGCAGCCAAAGCGGAATTTGTCGGGTGTGTTGTTGTTCGACAAATGCCGGGGTTTCTCGTCCAACCAGGCTTTGCAAATCGTCAAGCGCCTGTACCGTGCCGAGAAAACCGGGCACACCGGCACATTGGACCCATTGGCCAGTGGCCTGTTGCCCTTGATGTTTGGTGAAGCCACCAAATTTGCAGCTGATTTGATTGATGCCAGCAAAACCTACAGAACCACAGTTCGCTTGGGGTTTTGCAGCAACACCGGCGATGCCGAAGGCGAGTTGACGCAAGTCAGTACCCGTGACCTTGAAACCATCACCGAAGACGAAGTAAAACACGTGTGTGCGCAGTTTGTTGGAGAAATTCAACAGACGCCCCCGATGTTTTCAGCGTTAAAGAAAGACGGAAAGCCTTTGTACGAGTATGCTCGCGAAGGCATTGAATTGGACAGACCTGCCCGAACCCTGGTGATCCATCAACTGGATGTCATCAAGTTTGAGCACAATGGGCAAAGCAGTGAAAACGCTTGCACCATTGAACTGGAAGTAAATTGCAGCAAAGGCACCTACGTGCGCACCTTGGGCGAGGACATCGCCAAGGCCTTGGGCACCGCGGGCTATCTCACGGAATTGCGGCGTACCGCGATTGGTGACTTGAAAGTGGAACGCGCGTACACCCTGGATGCACTCAAAGTGCTCGGTGAATCGGAAACCCCCTTTGACGCTTTGGATGCAGTGCTTTTCCCGGTAGACGCCTTGTTGGGCAGCCTGGGCAAAGTGGAATTGAACAATGAGTTTGCGCGGCGGTTTTCGCACGGGCAACGGTTGCCACTGGATATGGTTGATACCAAACCGGGGCGAGTGCGGGTGTACGGAGAAGCCCCCGCACAGGATGTGAACGCAGATTTAAACAGCACGGCCTTCAAAGGCGAGCCCTATTTCATGGGCACAGGCATTTTAGAAACGGATGGGAAGGGCGCCTTGCTTCGACCCGACAGATTGATTCAGGTAAATCTATGA
- the rbfA gene encoding 30S ribosome-binding factor RbfA, with the protein MRHKKKAPARGIRVAEQIQKDLAELIPRELRDPRLGFVTITDVELTPDYAYATVYFSVLTGSAETTEEALNDSSGYLRNMIFKKLHIHTVPTLRFKHDQSVERGAEMSLMIDRALKGEGGGASDSTGTDGGGDGSGD; encoded by the coding sequence ATGCGTCACAAGAAGAAAGCACCAGCCAGAGGCATTCGGGTTGCCGAGCAAATCCAGAAAGACCTGGCTGAGCTGATCCCCCGCGAGTTGCGAGACCCGCGGCTTGGGTTCGTCACAATCACGGATGTGGAACTGACACCCGACTACGCCTATGCCACCGTGTATTTTTCGGTACTGACCGGGTCAGCCGAGACTACCGAGGAAGCCTTGAACGATTCGTCGGGCTACTTGCGTAATATGATTTTCAAGAAGTTGCACATTCACACCGTGCCCACCTTGCGATTCAAGCACGACCAGTCGGTTGAGCGTGGGGCAGAAATGTCCCTGATGATTGACCGTGCGCTGAAAGGCGAGGGCGGAGGTGCTTCGGATTCGACTGGCACCGATGGCGGTGGCGACGGCAGTGGGGACTAA
- a CDS encoding FAD-binding oxidoreductase, which translates to MSEFLDQLCKRVPGLILKTEGADVAHACTDWRKRYQTSALAVLEPMNTSQVQAIVKVCDEFNIAISTQGGNTGLVGGAVPAAAGEAAARQHVVLKTGRLREVLKLDESNLTLTASVGYTLFEIQEYAQAHGFLFPLSLASEGTCTLGGNLASNAGGVAVLRYGNTRELCLGLEFVDAQGQLCGDLRGLRKNNTGYDLRHLLIGSEGTLGVVTTACMKVVPAPKSRCVAWLNVDSIQAAVDALTFVQGHLYGELSSYEWMNAQAIDVVQTHFPARAPAWPNGGDHVLAEFTSLGGEAELRDSVTATLELLLENQTSVRNITIAQNGREMDTFWALRENISEAQAKEGLNVKHDVACAVSQLPLFHDVALNAIAEHGVDVNPILFGHLGDGNLHFNLSAPKGTDSASFLKQHQDLLNSLVHEAILQCGGTVSAEHGIGQLKAELLRDITSAGNYRMFQAIKLAMDPKNLFNPGKLVLM; encoded by the coding sequence ATGAGCGAGTTTCTCGACCAATTGTGCAAACGCGTGCCCGGTTTGATTCTCAAAACCGAAGGGGCGGATGTTGCCCACGCCTGCACCGATTGGCGAAAGCGCTACCAAACCAGCGCACTGGCAGTGTTGGAACCGATGAACACCTCGCAGGTTCAGGCGATTGTCAAGGTGTGTGATGAATTCAACATCGCTATTTCTACTCAGGGCGGCAACACGGGCCTGGTCGGTGGTGCAGTTCCAGCGGCAGCAGGCGAGGCCGCTGCGCGCCAACACGTGGTGCTGAAAACAGGCAGGCTGCGCGAAGTCTTGAAGCTGGATGAAAGCAATCTGACGCTGACCGCGAGTGTGGGCTACACCCTGTTTGAAATTCAGGAATATGCGCAGGCACATGGTTTTTTGTTTCCGCTCAGCCTGGCCTCGGAAGGCACCTGCACCTTGGGAGGCAACCTGGCCAGCAATGCTGGGGGCGTTGCCGTGCTACGTTACGGCAACACGCGCGAACTGTGTCTGGGGCTTGAGTTTGTGGATGCACAAGGCCAACTGTGTGGCGACCTGCGCGGCTTGCGCAAGAACAACACGGGTTATGACCTTCGGCATTTGCTGATTGGCTCGGAAGGTACTTTGGGCGTGGTTACCACGGCCTGCATGAAAGTGGTTCCTGCCCCGAAAAGCCGTTGCGTGGCCTGGCTGAATGTAGACAGTATTCAGGCAGCGGTGGATGCATTGACCTTTGTACAAGGGCATTTGTACGGTGAACTGAGCAGCTACGAATGGATGAATGCCCAAGCAATTGATGTGGTTCAAACCCACTTCCCTGCCAGGGCGCCTGCATGGCCAAATGGTGGTGACCATGTGCTGGCAGAGTTCACATCGTTGGGCGGCGAAGCCGAATTGCGCGACAGCGTGACCGCCACCCTGGAACTATTGCTGGAGAATCAAACCAGCGTACGAAACATCACGATTGCCCAGAATGGTCGTGAAATGGACACTTTCTGGGCACTGCGCGAAAACATTTCAGAAGCCCAGGCCAAGGAAGGCCTGAACGTGAAACACGATGTGGCGTGCGCGGTGTCGCAACTGCCCCTGTTTCATGATGTGGCTTTGAATGCAATTGCAGAACACGGTGTGGATGTGAACCCCATCCTGTTCGGCCACTTGGGCGATGGCAACCTTCACTTCAATTTGTCGGCGCCGAAAGGTACAGACTCTGCTTCGTTCTTGAAGCAACATCAGGATTTGTTGAACAGCCTGGTGCATGAGGCAATTTTGCAATGTGGCGGCACCGTGTCTGCCGAGCACGGCATTGGGCAGTTGAAAGCTGAACTGTTGCGCGACATTACTTCAGCGGGCAACTACCGAATGTTCCAGGCGATCAAGTTGGCCATGGATCCGAAAAATTTGTTCAACCCTGGCAAACTGGTGCTGATGTAG